The region TCCTGGACCTCAAGGATCACCTGGTCGATCAGCGGCCAGTGCGCGGCGTCCACGCCCTGGAGGACGTCGAGTTCCGCGCCTTCCACGTCGATCTTCAGCAGACCGACGCGCTCACCGGGTTCGATGAAGGTGGAGAGCCGCTCGACGCGTACCGGTACCGGTACGCCGGTGTAGTGCGCCCTGATGTAGTCCTCGGGTCCCTCCCGGGAGAGGACCGCGATCTGGAGCTCCTTCTGCTCCGGGTACCGGGTCGAGTTGCCCGGGGCCTTGGGGTAGTAGACGAAGGACGCCCCGTCCTCGCGTGCGCGGCCGAGGGCGCACTCCTCCACGGTGACCTCCTGCAGACCGTGGAGGGCGAGGTTGCGGCGCAGGGCACACAGGGTCTGGGGCATGGGCTCGAAGGCCCTGACCCGCACGGTGGGCTGCGCCCGCACGGCGAAGTAGGTGAACAGCCCGATGTTGGCGCCCACGTCGATGACGAGGGCCCCGGGGGCCAGGCGGATGTCGTCGTAGCAGCCCTGGGCGAACATCTCCTCGTACTGCCAGCGCGCCTCTGACTCGTGGGGCGCCCAGAACAGGACTCCGGTGTCGAGTTCGACCTTCCGCATGCCGGTGCCGGTGCCGGTCACGGAGCGGGGAACCGGGTGGTGTCGTCCAGATAGCACGTGGGGTCGGGCACGCCCGCCTCCTGGAACGCCTCACGGCGCTCGTAGCACGTGCCGCAGGTGCCGCAGTGGGACTCGCCCCCGCGGTAGCAGGACCAGCTGATCGCCAGCGGCGCGCCGAGCCGGGTGCCGTGCTCGGCGATCTGCCCCTTGGTCCAGGTCATGAAAGGCGCCGCGACCTTTGGCGTCGGGAATCCCTCGTTGGCGACGGCCACCAGCTGCTCCAGGGCCGAGATGAAGGCGGGCCGGCAGTCGGGGTAGATGAAGTGGTCGCCGGCGTGCATCCCCAGGGCCACGGTGCCGGCCCGGCGGGCGACGGCCACGGCCACGGCGGCGTTGGCCAGCACGGCGTTGCGGTTCGGCACCACCGTCGCGCGCATGGACCGCTCGGCGTAGTGGCCGGCGGGGACGTCGACGTTGCCGTCGGTGAGCGCCGAGCCGCTGAGCAGCGCGCCGAGGCCGGAGACGTCGACCACGTGGTGCTCGGCGCCGTAGTGTTCCGCAACGCTGCGGGCGGAGTCGATCTCACGGCGGTGGCGCTGGCCGTAGTCGACGGTCACGGCCAGGAGGCGGTGGCGCAGGGCGGCATAATGCGCCATCAGCGTGGTGGAGTCCATGCCGCCGGAGAGCACCACGACCGCGAGGAAAGGGTCGGACAGTTGCTTGTCGTCCGCGGCGGCGGAGACGTCGGTCGGCGTGTCAGCAGTCATCGAGGACCCTTCGGTCGAGGCGGTGTGCGGCGGGGTGCGGCGGGCGGGCCGCACCTGCCG is a window of Streptomyces sp. NBC_01477 DNA encoding:
- the queC gene encoding 7-cyano-7-deazaguanine synthase QueC, with product MTADTPTDVSAAADDKQLSDPFLAVVVLSGGMDSTTLMAHYAALRHRLLAVTVDYGQRHRREIDSARSVAEHYGAEHHVVDVSGLGALLSGSALTDGNVDVPAGHYAERSMRATVVPNRNAVLANAAVAVAVARRAGTVALGMHAGDHFIYPDCRPAFISALEQLVAVANEGFPTPKVAAPFMTWTKGQIAEHGTRLGAPLAISWSCYRGGESHCGTCGTCYERREAFQEAGVPDPTCYLDDTTRFPAP
- a CDS encoding FkbM family methyltransferase, whose protein sequence is MTGTGTGMRKVELDTGVLFWAPHESEARWQYEEMFAQGCYDDIRLAPGALVIDVGANIGLFTYFAVRAQPTVRVRAFEPMPQTLCALRRNLALHGLQEVTVEECALGRAREDGASFVYYPKAPGNSTRYPEQKELQIAVLSREGPEDYIRAHYTGVPVPVRVERLSTFIEPGERVGLLKIDVEGAELDVLQGVDAAHWPLIDQVILEVQDLDGRLDAVRDLLEAQGLAVAIRPAPLIPADIRTHVVHAVREEAPGR